A genomic window from Halictus rubicundus isolate RS-2024b unplaced genomic scaffold, iyHalRubi1_principal scaffold0494, whole genome shotgun sequence includes:
- the LOC143364360 gene encoding uncharacterized protein LOC143364360, with the protein MLLLAVFADLLLAGVNVRNELRELGALIGSEAHNCTTSALLAKEQIEWRLIPPRAPHFGGLWERGVRSVKTHLKRIVGEQRLTFDELYTLLTQVEACLNSRPIHPLSADPSDLNPLTPGHFLIGDALTALPQVDLTAVRQNRLCRFQLVQQMLQHFWKRWCREYLNGLQQRHKWKVDSPVEPRTGAMVLIQEDNLPPMKWMLGRILELHPGQDGKTRVVSLRTASGTLKRPVTKICFLPIAENDSESLL; encoded by the exons ATGCTTTTATTAGCTGTCTTCGCAGATTTATTGCTCGCCGGGGTAAATGTAAG GAATGAACTTAGAGAGTTGGGTGCATTAATAGGCTCCGAGGCACACAATTGCACAACATCTGCGTTATTGGCAAAGGAGCAGATAGAGTGGCGTCTTATACCACCTCGTGCTCCTCACTTCGGTGGCTTATGGGAGCGCGGCGTCCGCTCGGTCAAGACGCACCTAAAACGAATAGTGGGTGAGCAGCGGCTCACGTTTGATGAACTGTACACGTTGCTTACTCAGGTTGAAGCTTGTCTAAATTCCCGCCCAATACATCCATTATCCGCTGATCCTTCCGATCTGAATCCCTTGACTCCCGGGCACTTCCTTATTGGTGATGCGTTGACCGCACTTCCTCAGGTCGACCTCACAGCTGTTCGCCAGAACAGGCTTTGTCGGTTTCAGCTAGTACAACAAATgctgcaacatttttggaagcgCTGGTGCCGGGAGTATTTGAACGGGCTGCAGCAGCGACATAAATGGAAGGTCGACTCTCCTGTCGAGCCTAGGACTGGAGCCATGGTCCTCATCCAGGAGGACAACCTGCCTCCAATGAAATGGATGTTGGGACGCATCTTGGAGCTTCATCCAGGCCAGGACGGGAAGACACGTGTTGTTTCCCTCCGGACGGCGTCTGGCACTTTGAAGAGGCCCGTcaccaaaatttgttttttgccgaTCGCGGAAAATGATTCTGAGTCCCTTTTGTAA